A window from Flavobacterium gyeonganense encodes these proteins:
- a CDS encoding T9SS type A sorting domain-containing protein — protein MIKKLLFLLLLFSLSVKSQNQTKIKFSYDTAGNQTSRILCVNCPPETGKQVKEIEAIVEEDLEKIEGEDMISYYPNPVKEELYLKWELTDDNYVTSIQLFSLTGQVLKTFQGTKNTNTQNILFQSYPSGVYVILVNYKSGTPKSFKIIKQ, from the coding sequence ATGATAAAAAAACTACTATTTCTATTACTTCTATTCTCACTTTCTGTGAAATCCCAAAACCAAACGAAAATTAAGTTTAGTTATGACACTGCCGGAAATCAGACTAGCAGGATATTGTGTGTCAACTGCCCGCCGGAAACAGGCAAACAAGTGAAGGAAATAGAAGCCATTGTGGAAGAAGACCTTGAAAAAATCGAAGGAGAGGACATGATTTCCTATTACCCGAATCCGGTAAAAGAAGAACTGTATTTAAAATGGGAGTTAACAGATGACAATTATGTCACTTCAATTCAGCTTTTCTCACTTACTGGGCAGGTTTTAAAAACGTTCCAGGGAACTAAAAATACAAATACCCAGAATATTTTGTTTCAGTCATATCCGTCAGGGGTGTATGTTATTTTAGTCAACTACAAATCAGGTACCCCAAAATCATTTAAAATTATCAAGCAATAA
- a CDS encoding OmpA family protein, which produces MFDNGENLKNVSNPKTPIAKTILFDFDKYDITSDAKTILNNVLQYLLGSQYSTIKIDGHACVIGKEQYNQKLSQQRSDAVKKIFIDGGLDGNRIVSTGRGEVNPTDDKQGRDNIKHKDEKEYIENRRVDITFNAFGHDAQTIIYETIATSHEQNLTIDITEYQNKACFKDVKHKKNIKINSPEYPNSIDKVTNKLDFPVKSNLSVSNPLPILYIWPKVFANEYNIHVHSCRYFSNDANTTVLVKAYADIKWDFHFFLNLSNKLSVKWQNLSPEKHKEMQSKAGKIGAEKRWKQTEIDFGVAIDAKWDKIEGDKYNGHYDATKKYEKKSNNFIQFSPL; this is translated from the coding sequence ATTTTTGATAATGGTGAAAATTTAAAAAATGTATCAAATCCTAAAACACCTATCGCCAAAACAATCCTTTTTGATTTTGATAAATATGATATAACGTCTGATGCCAAAACAATCCTCAACAATGTTCTGCAATATTTATTAGGATCACAGTATTCAACAATAAAAATTGATGGTCATGCATGCGTTATTGGTAAGGAACAATATAATCAAAAATTATCTCAGCAACGAAGTGATGCCGTGAAAAAAATATTTATTGATGGGGGTTTAGATGGCAACAGAATTGTCTCTACAGGACGAGGTGAAGTAAACCCAACCGATGACAAACAAGGCAGAGACAACATAAAACACAAAGACGAAAAAGAATATATAGAAAACCGTCGCGTAGACATTACTTTTAATGCTTTCGGTCATGATGCCCAAACCATCATTTATGAAACTATTGCTACAAGTCATGAACAAAATCTTACTATAGATATTACCGAATATCAAAATAAAGCCTGTTTTAAAGACGTAAAACATAAAAAAAACATAAAAATAAACTCACCAGAATATCCAAATTCAATAGATAAAGTTACTAATAAATTAGATTTTCCTGTAAAATCAAATCTATCTGTTTCAAATCCTTTACCAATACTATATATCTGGCCTAAAGTATTTGCTAATGAATATAATATTCACGTGCATTCCTGTCGTTATTTTTCAAATGATGCAAATACAACAGTTTTAGTTAAAGCTTATGCTGACATTAAGTGGGACTTTCACTTCTTTTTAAATCTTAGTAATAAGCTAAGTGTAAAATGGCAAAATCTATCTCCGGAGAAACATAAAGAAATGCAAAGTAAAGCAGGAAAAATTGGTGCTGAAAAAAGATGGAAACAGACAGAAATAGATTTTGGAGTAGCTATAGATGCTAAATGGGATAAAATTGAAGGTGATAAATATAATGGGCATTATGATGCTACTAAAAAATATGAAAAAAAATCAAACAATTTTATTCAGTTTTCGCCTCTTTAA
- a CDS encoding DUF4280 domain-containing protein: MSEKHFVVQGATCKCKFSEDPSKTDKIKVKSHKKHFGNDKEGSEKLIATTKEIGQTLEKNTFGKCKKQPAGNSFLPCQAVITKWSGFYENVTLSNQGKILLENSKATCPMGAPDCIEITDHGQTAEPGEQNFKNAEPMVHNLVNPMVDVREMYTNEAKHEGLIFNN; the protein is encoded by the coding sequence ATGAGCGAAAAACATTTTGTAGTCCAGGGGGCTACCTGCAAATGCAAGTTTAGTGAAGACCCTTCAAAAACGGATAAAATTAAGGTCAAATCACACAAAAAACATTTTGGAAATGATAAGGAAGGGTCAGAAAAACTAATTGCTACCACTAAAGAAATTGGGCAGACTTTAGAAAAAAACACCTTTGGCAAATGCAAAAAACAACCAGCGGGCAATAGCTTTTTGCCTTGTCAGGCTGTAATAACAAAATGGAGCGGTTTTTATGAAAATGTAACCCTTAGCAACCAAGGCAAAATACTCCTGGAAAACAGCAAAGCAACCTGTCCCATGGGAGCTCCGGATTGTATCGAAATTACAGATCACGGACAAACTGCAGAACCTGGAGAGCAAAATTTTAAAAATGCAGAGCCCATGGTGCATAACCTCGTAAACCCAATGGTGGATGTTAGGGAAATGTATACTAATGAGGCTAAACATGAAGGTCTAATTTTTAACAATTAA
- a CDS encoding LysM peptidoglycan-binding domain-containing protein translates to MSYIPEPSYTDYLTYTIKKGDTLRSVAKKLGIDSYVLRAYHNKFCPLQDLIEADFPSWLEYLILPPPEIELSDEEKEKNRKKIVFHEASFKMSLNNAQVSNSYGVLYTIENGLETHTIKQEMSVEWKAKNENGYYFFEVTRIGKIYINDTAASTMAEEIAEKASAALYPLLVVVDQNGKWVYINNFSQIEERWQETKKQILKYYKGDHVEKYLSFYDRNLEDSDSLYISLSKDWFLNAFFNGIHTQYPPSLSIQKEIDFPLIAKTENIKYFVDQKVDDRLDVDNFLVMDINGKLCDDRTKTDFENELQIPVKEYSEQKAVGSYRAKYFLNPEDYIPESIFISCDLELDVPQKYSVSIANLNERKEISATPKQELFIEETQPQKKWWQF, encoded by the coding sequence ATGTCCTACATTCCCGAGCCTTCTTATACGGATTATTTAACTTATACGATTAAAAAAGGCGATACACTTAGGAGTGTTGCTAAGAAATTAGGCATAGATAGTTATGTGCTTAGGGCTTACCATAATAAATTTTGTCCTTTACAGGATTTGATTGAAGCTGATTTTCCATCGTGGCTTGAATACCTTATTTTGCCACCTCCCGAAATAGAACTTTCTGATGAGGAAAAAGAAAAAAACCGTAAAAAAATAGTTTTTCATGAAGCTTCTTTCAAAATGTCTTTGAATAATGCACAAGTCAGCAACTCGTATGGTGTACTGTATACCATAGAAAACGGATTGGAAACGCATACCATAAAACAGGAGATGAGTGTTGAATGGAAAGCAAAAAACGAAAACGGTTATTACTTTTTTGAAGTGACCCGTATCGGAAAAATTTATATTAATGATACCGCTGCCAGTACCATGGCCGAAGAAATTGCCGAAAAAGCTTCTGCTGCCCTATACCCTTTATTGGTTGTGGTTGACCAAAACGGAAAATGGGTTTACATTAATAACTTTAGCCAGATTGAAGAACGCTGGCAGGAAACCAAAAAACAAATCCTAAAATATTATAAAGGTGATCATGTCGAAAAATACCTGTCTTTTTACGACAGAAATTTAGAAGATAGTGATTCCTTATATATTTCCCTTTCAAAAGACTGGTTTTTAAATGCCTTTTTTAATGGAATCCATACGCAATATCCTCCTTCATTATCAATTCAGAAGGAAATTGATTTCCCTCTTATTGCCAAAACTGAAAATATAAAATATTTCGTTGATCAAAAAGTAGACGACCGTCTGGATGTCGATAATTTTTTAGTGATGGACATTAACGGGAAACTCTGTGATGACCGCACCAAAACCGACTTTGAAAACGAACTGCAAATACCCGTAAAAGAATATTCAGAACAAAAAGCTGTTGGCAGCTACAGGGCAAAATATTTTTTAAACCCTGAGGATTATATTCCCGAGAGCATTTTTATATCCTGCGATTTAGAACTCGATGTCCCGCAGAAATACTCGGTTTCGATTGCGAACTTAAACGAACGTAAAGAAATCAGTGCAACGCCGAAACAGGAATTATTTATTGAAGAAACCCAGCCTCAAAAAAAGTGGTGGCAATTTTAA
- a CDS encoding sodium/sugar symporter: MSQNLAFADYAVFIIYFLVVSIYGYIIYRKREKNEHDAKAYFLAEGTLTWWAIGASLIASNISAEQFIGMSGEGFFLGIAVAAYEWLAAIALIIVAVWFIPVYLKNKIYTMPQFLKTRYNESTALIMAVFWLFLYVFVNLTSILYLGAVAINGLAGGEYLHAIMIGLAVFALIISLGGMKVVAYTDVIQVAVLIIGGLVTSYIALTVVAESFGFGKDALAGFNLLMDKAPEHFKMIIDRPTASSSQLEIDKYLTFPGLMSYLAGIWIINLNYWGCNQYITQRALGADLQTARTGILFAGFLKLLMPLIVMLPGIAAYVLYQNGDLPQLVGGKDGAYSAMLTFLPTGLKGLSVAALTAAIVASLAGKVNSISTIYTLDVHKKYIQKSASDRHQVNIGRYAVFAAMLLAVLFTWNDLLGIGGVGGFTYIQKYTGFISPGVFAMFFLGMFWKRTTGTAAIVGVIAGFLLSVLFNEFAPALFGNETLLYTAWPNGKGGFEIPFHICMGLSFVFTMILMIAISFAGPKVNPKAFELDTQMFKLKPQTTVLIVITLLIIAALYAKFW, encoded by the coding sequence ATGAGCCAGAACCTTGCTTTTGCAGATTATGCAGTATTTATTATCTATTTTCTCGTTGTGTCCATTTATGGATACATTATCTATCGCAAGCGCGAAAAAAACGAACACGATGCAAAGGCTTATTTCCTTGCAGAAGGAACCCTTACATGGTGGGCAATTGGAGCTTCATTAATTGCTTCAAACATTTCAGCAGAACAATTCATTGGAATGAGTGGTGAGGGCTTCTTCCTTGGAATTGCTGTTGCTGCTTACGAATGGCTTGCTGCTATTGCATTAATTATTGTAGCAGTTTGGTTTATTCCTGTATATCTTAAAAATAAGATTTACACCATGCCACAATTCTTAAAAACACGTTACAATGAATCTACGGCCTTAATCATGGCGGTTTTCTGGTTGTTTTTATATGTTTTTGTAAACCTTACTTCTATTTTATATTTAGGAGCAGTTGCGATAAATGGATTAGCGGGAGGAGAATATCTTCATGCTATTATGATTGGTTTGGCAGTTTTTGCTTTAATTATTTCTTTAGGAGGAATGAAAGTAGTAGCGTATACAGATGTTATTCAGGTAGCGGTTTTAATTATTGGAGGTCTAGTGACATCTTACATTGCTTTGACTGTTGTAGCTGAAAGTTTTGGTTTTGGAAAAGATGCTCTTGCAGGTTTTAACTTATTAATGGATAAAGCTCCTGAACATTTTAAAATGATCATTGACAGACCTACTGCAAGTTCTTCTCAACTTGAAATTGATAAATATTTGACTTTCCCTGGATTAATGTCTTATTTGGCAGGTATCTGGATTATCAATCTTAACTATTGGGGTTGTAACCAATACATCACGCAAAGAGCATTGGGTGCTGACTTACAAACTGCCCGTACAGGTATTTTGTTTGCAGGTTTCTTAAAATTATTAATGCCGCTTATCGTAATGTTGCCTGGTATTGCAGCTTATGTTTTATATCAAAATGGTGACTTACCACAATTAGTTGGCGGAAAAGACGGAGCTTATTCAGCGATGTTAACCTTCCTCCCAACAGGTTTAAAAGGATTATCTGTAGCCGCTTTAACGGCAGCTATCGTGGCATCATTAGCAGGTAAAGTAAACAGTATCTCTACTATTTATACCTTAGACGTTCATAAAAAATACATCCAAAAAAGTGCCAGCGACAGACATCAGGTAAACATCGGCCGTTATGCTGTTTTCGCAGCGATGCTTTTGGCTGTTTTATTCACATGGAATGACTTACTAGGAATTGGTGGTGTTGGTGGATTTACATACATTCAAAAATATACCGGATTCATTAGCCCTGGTGTATTTGCGATGTTCTTCCTTGGTATGTTCTGGAAAAGAACTACAGGTACAGCTGCTATAGTAGGTGTAATTGCAGGTTTCTTATTATCTGTTTTATTTAATGAATTTGCTCCTGCATTATTCGGAAATGAAACGTTATTATATACGGCTTGGCCTAACGGAAAAGGTGGATTTGAAATTCCGTTCCATATCTGTATGGGATTGTCATTTGTATTCACTATGATCCTTATGATTGCCATAAGTTTTGCAGGACCAAAAGTTAATCCAAAAGCATTCGAATTGGATACACAAATGTTTAAATTAAAACCACAAACTACTGTACTAATTGTAATTACATTATTGATTATAGCTGCATTGTACGCTAAGTTCTGGTAA
- the galE gene encoding UDP-glucose 4-epimerase GalE → MKIVVTGGLGFIGSHTVVELQNENFEVIVIDNLSNSSIEVLDGIEKITGKKPLFEQIDLRDKTAVQDFFKKYADVSGVIHFAASKAVGESVQNPLLYYENNINSLVYILQELNNKPEANFIFSSSCTVYGQAEKMPIAESTSIQPAMSPYGNTKQIGEEIITDVTKVSNLNAILLRYFNPIGAHPSNEIGELPLGVPQNLVPFITQTGVGLRKELAVYGNDYTTSDGTCVRDYIHVVDLAKAHVIAMQRLVNKTNTEKLEIFNLGTGKGSSVLEVIKAFEKASGQKLPYKIVARREGDVTEAYANTDKANNVLGWKTQLGLDEAIASAWKWEQKIRKQ, encoded by the coding sequence ATGAAAATAGTCGTTACAGGTGGGTTAGGTTTTATTGGCTCACACACCGTTGTTGAATTACAAAACGAAAATTTCGAAGTAATCGTAATTGATAATCTTTCTAATTCTTCAATTGAAGTGTTAGATGGTATCGAAAAAATTACAGGTAAAAAACCACTTTTTGAACAAATTGATCTACGGGATAAAACTGCTGTTCAGGATTTCTTCAAAAAATATGCTGATGTTTCAGGCGTTATTCATTTTGCCGCTTCAAAAGCTGTGGGAGAAAGTGTTCAGAATCCTTTGTTATATTATGAAAACAATATAAACTCGTTAGTTTACATTTTGCAGGAATTAAACAATAAACCCGAAGCAAACTTTATTTTTAGTTCGTCCTGTACAGTTTACGGTCAGGCCGAAAAGATGCCAATTGCAGAATCTACTTCTATCCAGCCAGCAATGTCTCCTTATGGAAATACCAAACAAATTGGTGAGGAAATCATTACCGATGTGACTAAAGTGAGCAATCTTAACGCTATATTATTACGCTACTTTAATCCGATTGGTGCACATCCATCAAACGAAATTGGCGAATTACCACTTGGCGTCCCACAAAACTTAGTACCCTTTATCACTCAAACAGGTGTTGGATTACGCAAAGAATTAGCAGTTTATGGAAATGACTACACTACTTCTGACGGAACCTGTGTTCGTGATTATATTCATGTCGTAGATCTTGCAAAAGCACATGTTATTGCCATGCAAAGACTGGTAAACAAAACCAATACAGAGAAACTGGAGATTTTCAATTTAGGAACCGGAAAAGGAAGTTCTGTTTTAGAAGTAATTAAGGCATTCGAAAAAGCAAGCGGACAAAAATTACCTTATAAAATTGTAGCACGAAGAGAAGGTGATGTAACAGAAGCCTATGCAAATACAGACAAAGCCAATAATGTTCTGGGCTGGAAAACGCAATTAGGTCTTGATGAAGCCATTGCAAGTGCCTGGAAATGGGAACAAAAAATCAGAAAACAATAA
- a CDS encoding UDP-glucose--hexose-1-phosphate uridylyltransferase — protein sequence MRNFDINEDPHRRYNPLLNEWVLVSPHRAKRPWQGQNEAISTEKLPEYDPTCYLCPGNVRANGVNNPNYDSSFVFENDFAAMKQDEIMYEDDIKQTFFKAQPERGISRVVCFSPRHDLTLPEMEVEGIENIIRTWQKEYTDLGNIDYINHVQIFENKGSVMGCSNPHPHGQIWAQSSLPTQVEKTQKNLKDYFIKNNRNLLQDYLKAELIKEERIVIENDHFAALVPFWAIWPYETMIISKRHITKITDFTAEEVTSYATILKQLTTKYDNLFNTSFPYSSGIHQAPTDGQSHEEWQFHMHFYPPLLRSATVKKFMVGYEMLGESQRDITPEKSAAVLREQSDIHYKNK from the coding sequence ATGAGAAATTTTGATATTAACGAAGATCCGCACAGACGTTACAATCCATTACTAAATGAATGGGTTTTAGTTTCACCTCATCGTGCAAAAAGACCATGGCAGGGTCAGAATGAAGCTATTTCAACAGAAAAATTACCTGAGTATGACCCGACTTGTTATTTATGTCCGGGAAATGTTCGTGCTAATGGTGTAAATAACCCGAATTACGACAGTTCATTTGTTTTTGAAAATGATTTTGCAGCCATGAAGCAGGATGAAATCATGTACGAAGACGACATCAAACAAACTTTTTTTAAGGCCCAGCCGGAAAGAGGAATTTCCAGAGTGGTTTGTTTTTCACCAAGACACGATCTTACTTTACCTGAAATGGAAGTTGAAGGTATTGAAAATATCATTCGTACCTGGCAAAAAGAATATACAGATTTAGGCAATATCGACTATATCAACCATGTTCAGATTTTTGAAAATAAAGGAAGTGTTATGGGGTGCAGCAACCCGCATCCGCACGGTCAAATCTGGGCTCAGTCATCGTTGCCGACACAGGTTGAAAAAACCCAAAAAAACCTAAAAGATTATTTTATTAAAAACAACCGCAATCTTTTACAGGACTATCTTAAGGCTGAATTAATTAAAGAAGAACGCATTGTAATCGAAAATGATCATTTTGCAGCATTAGTTCCGTTTTGGGCAATCTGGCCATACGAAACGATGATTATCAGCAAAAGACATATTACCAAAATTACTGATTTTACAGCAGAAGAAGTAACCTCTTATGCCACTATTCTGAAACAGCTGACTACGAAATACGACAATCTTTTCAACACTTCTTTCCCATACTCATCAGGAATCCATCAGGCTCCTACAGATGGACAATCTCATGAAGAATGGCAGTTTCACATGCATTTTTATCCGCCTTTGTTGCGCTCTGCTACAGTAAAAAAATTCATGGTAGGATACGAAATGCTGGGCGAATCACAACGTGATATTACTCCTGAAAAAAGTGCTGCCGTTTTAAGAGAACAATCGGATATACATTATAAAAATAAATAA
- the galK gene encoding galactokinase, translating to MNEILIQNTTAFFEKSFGTAPQKIVLSPGRINIIGEHVDYNDGYVLPAAIDKIICFAFEKSNSKTSKIIAIDLNEEFEVDLTREIKLSDVVWTNYILGVIKQLQDNGFSFEGFNCVFSSNIPVGSGLSSSAALECGMIFGIKELFGLKIEKVDVALMGQKAEHWVGINCGIMDQFSSVHGLENKVIKLDCNTLEFEYHNADFKDYSLVLFDSNVKHSLFTSEYNNRRLECEEGLSIIKNHFPEIKTFRDCTEEQVLSLKDKMSEVVFKRVYFVVKEILRVTQACEALDNGNIELLGQLLFDTHDGLSKDYEVSCPELDFIVEQAKKEESVIGSRLMGGGFGGCAITLIKKGHENRVKEAFTSLYFDTFGIDLKIYDVKVSNGTSLYTN from the coding sequence ATGAACGAGATTTTAATACAGAATACCACTGCTTTTTTTGAGAAATCTTTCGGGACAGCTCCTCAAAAAATTGTACTTTCTCCAGGAAGAATCAATATTATCGGCGAACATGTCGATTACAATGACGGTTATGTTTTACCTGCTGCAATTGATAAGATCATTTGTTTTGCCTTTGAAAAAAGCAATTCGAAAACATCTAAAATTATCGCCATCGATTTAAATGAAGAATTTGAAGTTGATCTGACTCGGGAAATCAAATTAAGCGATGTAGTCTGGACAAATTACATCCTTGGCGTTATCAAACAATTGCAGGACAATGGTTTTTCTTTCGAAGGGTTCAACTGTGTTTTCAGCAGTAATATTCCGGTTGGTTCAGGATTATCATCATCGGCAGCTTTAGAGTGCGGAATGATTTTCGGAATCAAAGAATTATTCGGTTTGAAAATTGAGAAAGTTGATGTTGCTCTGATGGGGCAAAAAGCAGAACACTGGGTAGGCATCAATTGTGGTATTATGGACCAGTTTTCAAGCGTTCACGGACTTGAAAATAAGGTAATAAAATTAGACTGCAACACGCTGGAATTTGAATATCACAATGCTGATTTCAAAGATTATTCGCTGGTTTTGTTTGATAGTAATGTAAAACACTCCCTTTTTACATCAGAGTACAACAACAGAAGACTAGAATGTGAAGAAGGACTTTCGATCATCAAAAATCATTTTCCGGAAATCAAAACGTTCAGGGACTGTACTGAAGAACAGGTTTTAAGTCTGAAGGATAAAATGTCTGAAGTGGTTTTTAAAAGAGTCTATTTTGTAGTTAAAGAAATCTTGCGTGTTACTCAGGCTTGTGAGGCTTTAGACAATGGAAATATTGAACTTTTAGGCCAATTGCTTTTTGATACCCATGACGGATTATCAAAAGATTATGAAGTGAGTTGCCCTGAATTGGATTTCATTGTTGAACAGGCTAAAAAAGAAGAAAGTGTAATCGGATCCCGATTAATGGGTGGCGGTTTTGGAGGCTGCGCGATCACTTTAATCAAAAAAGGGCACGAAAACAGAGTAAAAGAAGCATTTACCAGCCTTTATTTTGATACATTTGGAATTGATTTAAAAATTTATGATGTGAAAGTCTCAAACGGAACATCACTTTATACAAATTAA
- a CDS encoding aldose epimerase family protein, with protein MNLKHISHLQDYSNCKLFGLAPDNEEIYCFELTNKNGMRVQLTNYGATVTSLKVPATDGKLTDVVLGFDNPEDYIASYNLPSGPYFGTTVGRYAGRISKGRFTLNDKTFQLAGNNNGNALHGGNTGFGQKIWDVTDLTDQSVTFHLISEDLEENYPGELEVFLTYTLTEENELKLEYKATSTEDTIINLTHHSYFNLNGHDSDVLDQEMFIDADTILETNNESIPTGKFTALDSHEFDFRNRKNCPASIDNSFVINSCALMAAQLMSPKNNLKMSVYTDQPSVHIYVGGNCFNILRGKENANYTPISGICFETQNFPDAPNHSHFPNSVLKKGDEYQQTTIYRFENIN; from the coding sequence ATGAATTTAAAGCATATATCGCATTTACAAGATTACTCTAATTGCAAATTGTTTGGTTTAGCCCCTGATAACGAAGAAATTTATTGCTTTGAACTGACCAATAAAAATGGAATGAGAGTACAGCTTACGAACTATGGTGCGACTGTAACTTCATTAAAAGTACCTGCTACAGATGGAAAACTGACAGATGTCGTTTTGGGCTTTGACAATCCCGAGGACTATATTGCATCCTATAATTTGCCTAGCGGACCTTATTTTGGCACAACTGTCGGTCGTTATGCAGGACGTATCAGCAAAGGTCGTTTTACTTTAAATGATAAAACATTTCAACTGGCAGGAAACAATAACGGAAATGCTTTGCACGGAGGAAATACCGGTTTTGGTCAAAAAATATGGGATGTCACTGATTTAACAGACCAGTCGGTAACTTTTCATCTGATCAGTGAAGATTTAGAAGAAAACTATCCAGGTGAATTAGAGGTTTTTTTAACCTATACCTTAACCGAAGAAAACGAATTAAAACTCGAATATAAAGCTACCTCTACAGAAGACACCATTATAAATTTAACCCATCACAGTTATTTCAACCTTAATGGTCATGATTCGGATGTACTCGATCAGGAAATGTTTATTGACGCGGATACTATTCTGGAAACCAATAATGAGAGTATTCCAACCGGAAAATTCACTGCTCTCGACAGTCATGAGTTCGATTTCAGAAACAGAAAAAACTGTCCGGCTTCTATTGACAATTCGTTTGTTATTAATTCATGTGCACTAATGGCAGCTCAGTTAATGAGTCCGAAAAACAATTTAAAGATGAGCGTTTACACAGATCAGCCCAGCGTTCATATCTATGTTGGCGGAAATTGTTTCAATATTCTGAGAGGAAAAGAAAATGCAAATTATACTCCCATAAGCGGAATTTGTTTTGAAACCCAAAATTTCCCTGATGCTCCAAATCACAGTCATTTTCCTAATTCTGTTTTAAAAAAGGGAGACGAATATCAGCAGACTACTATTTATAGATTTGAAAATATAAATTAA
- a CDS encoding GntR family transcriptional regulator, whose protein sequence is MSIISIQNNLGLPKYKQIILSVEKAIDEEKLKKGDRLPSVNKVCLAFSLSRDTVLQAYDELKKRGIIYAIPGKGYYVKSVETSIKQKIFLLFDELNIFKEDIYNSFLKSIGKNVQVDIFFHHFNVPVFKKLINDSNGNYTKYIIMPTNLTGIIETIKTLPVNEVIILDQTNADLKMYPAIYQNHQKDIFEGLLKGKSRLGKYKKLILIFPGFREPLGMKTGFENFCAGHNFDYEIITQFTDHVIAIGDLYVIPNDRDLVGVIEEARNHNLKLGTDFGIISYNETPLKKVVAQGITTISTHFEAMGKILAEMVIKGKNEQIENKSSLIMRNSL, encoded by the coding sequence ATGAGTATTATTTCGATTCAAAATAATCTGGGTTTGCCAAAATATAAACAGATAATTCTTTCAGTTGAAAAAGCAATTGATGAAGAAAAGCTAAAAAAAGGGGACAGGCTTCCTTCTGTAAATAAAGTCTGCCTGGCATTTTCCTTATCTCGCGATACGGTTCTCCAAGCCTACGACGAACTTAAAAAAAGGGGAATAATTTATGCTATTCCGGGCAAGGGCTATTATGTTAAAAGTGTTGAAACCAGTATCAAACAGAAGATTTTTTTGCTTTTTGATGAACTTAATATTTTTAAAGAAGACATTTATAATTCGTTTTTAAAAAGTATTGGAAAAAATGTTCAGGTCGATATTTTTTTCCATCATTTTAATGTACCGGTCTTTAAAAAATTAATAAATGACAGTAATGGTAATTATACCAAATACATTATCATGCCGACCAACCTCACAGGTATAATTGAAACCATAAAAACCCTACCAGTAAACGAAGTGATTATCCTGGACCAGACCAATGCCGACTTAAAAATGTATCCTGCTATTTATCAAAATCATCAAAAAGATATTTTTGAAGGTCTTTTAAAAGGAAAATCAAGACTAGGCAAATACAAAAAACTGATTTTAATTTTCCCGGGTTTCCGTGAGCCGTTAGGAATGAAAACCGGATTTGAAAATTTTTGTGCAGGACATAATTTTGATTACGAAATCATTACACAATTTACCGATCATGTAATTGCTATTGGAGATTTATATGTGATTCCAAACGATCGTGATCTGGTTGGAGTAATCGAAGAAGCCCGGAATCACAACCTGAAATTAGGAACCGATTTTGGGATTATTTCGTATAATGAAACTCCGCTTAAAAAAGTTGTGGCGCAAGGAATCACGACTATTTCAACTCATTTTGAAGCTATGGGAAAAATTTTGGCAGAGATGGTCATTAAAGGAAAGAATGAACAAATAGAAAACAAATCTTCGCTGATTATGCGAAATTCACTTTAA